GCCACGCCGCGCAGCACGATGCCGACATGCCATACCAGGGCAGCGACGCGTTTGTGCGTAGCGGCGACTTCGAGCCCGACATCGTGCTGATCATGCTGGGCACGAACGACGTCCGGGGAGACAACTGGAAGGGCGCCGACGCCTTCGAGCGCGACTACCGTGCGCTCGTCGCCCACTATCGGGGGCTCGCCTCGCGGCCGCGCGTGTGGCTCCTGACGCCTCCGACGCTGTACCGGCTGGGTCGCAGCGCCAACGTGCGGTACGGCATGTCAGAGTCCGCACTCGAGCAGGTCTGTGCCGTAGTCGAGCAGATCGCGTCAGACATGGGCTGCGGGCTCGTCGACGTGCATGGCGCGACCGCCGGTCATCCCGAGGCGTTCAAGTTCGACGGCGTGCACCCAGGTGGGGCTGGAGCGACGCTGATCGCCCGCGCAGTGCGCGAGGCACTTGCGCACGCGACGAGCGAAATCTGGGAAGCCTAGTACTCGCCCTTGATCACGAAGAACGAGCCCCTGATCGTGCCAGCGAGCGCAGACTTCATGCGCGCGAACTTGAACTTCCCTTCGAGCTCGGCGGGCACTTCCATGCCATCCGACAGCTTGAAGCCCACTGCGCGCTTCTTCGGATCGTCGACGGCGTACATCACGTTGACCGAGAGACCGTCCTCGTAGAAGACGTAGGCCATCTTGATGTTCTCGACCTGAAAGCGCGACGTCTCAAGCGGAGTGGCCGCGAACTCAAGGCCACGCTCCTGCTTGAGGATGGTGTTCACGTAGTCGAGCGTCTCGGGGCTTTCGCTCGCCGGCTCGGTAGCGAACTCATGCTTGTACTTGTTCATGAAGTAGCGCGCCTCGTTGGCTCGAAGACCAGCCAGCGCTGCCGCCACGGGAGATGACTCAAGACC
The Coriobacteriia bacterium DNA segment above includes these coding regions:
- a CDS encoding phage tail protein, with protein sequence MSTVIDFKDVSLSGLESSPVAAALAGLRANEARYFMNKYKHEFATEPASESPETLDYVNTILKQERGLEFAATPLETSRFQVENIKMAYVFYEDGLSVNVMYAVDDPKKRAVGFKLSDGMEVPAELEGKFKFARMKSALAGTIRGSFFVIKGEY